In Anaerolineales bacterium, the following proteins share a genomic window:
- a CDS encoding NBR1-Ig-like domain-containing protein, which translates to MTSRFFPSLSLILLLGIFLASACSPAPTATPFVPPTAQSLLIEPTFIINPTQNVVVIQSTPLPTILPTVSADDCVSNLTFVDDLTVPDNSFVTYGATIDKQWLVQNSGTCNWNEEYRLRHIGGADLGAPEEIMLYPAKSGAQAVIQIIFTAPFADGEYESAWQAFDSFGLAFGDPIYIRVNVASP; encoded by the coding sequence ATGACCAGCCGCTTCTTTCCCAGCCTCAGCCTGATTCTGCTCCTCGGCATTTTCCTAGCCTCAGCCTGCTCGCCTGCGCCCACTGCGACGCCTTTCGTCCCACCGACCGCGCAATCCCTGCTCATCGAACCGACCTTCATCATCAACCCCACGCAAAATGTGGTTGTGATCCAATCCACGCCGTTGCCGACCATCCTCCCCACCGTGAGCGCGGACGATTGCGTCAGCAACCTCACCTTCGTTGACGATCTCACCGTCCCCGATAATTCCTTCGTCACTTACGGTGCAACCATAGACAAGCAATGGCTCGTACAAAACAGCGGAACCTGTAACTGGAACGAAGAATATCGTCTCCGTCACATCGGCGGAGCGGACCTCGGCGCGCCTGAAGAGATCATGCTATATCCCGCCAAATCGGGCGCGCAAGCAGTCATTCAAATCATCTTCACTGCGCCCTTCGCCGACGGTGAATACGAATCCGCCTGGCAGGCGTTTGACTCGTTCGGTCTCGCATTCGGCGACCCGATCTACATTCGAGTCAATGTGGCTTCGCCGTAA
- a CDS encoding PatB family C-S lyase: protein MAYNFDHTPNRRNTLFRGKWNWYPKDVLPMWVADADFPTAPQIISALHKKVEHGALGYELPSNESNKIIATRMKKLYNWEVDPRWIVYSAGVNNGYNIAAQFLCSPKKGYVIQTPVYNHFHEMEGHWGFRQWEAPLAKKVEGSRIRYEVDFDAFEKGVKKSGMFLLCHPHNPVGKIYSRAELKRMAEICIANNVTIVSDEIHSELLLGDAKFMPLAKVSHEIEKRTITMISASKAFNVPGLACAFAIIPDEKLRKQFIKIAEGMSFEVATPGLTAAQIAFSGKADSWLNALRRYLTANRDFFLDYVEKNLPGVRTTKPDATYLIWLDCSQLNLKPSPYEFFLKEAKVALSDGVKFGKGNEQFVRLNFGTSRRILEQGLERMCKALR, encoded by the coding sequence ATGGCTTACAACTTCGATCACACCCCGAACCGCCGCAATACACTTTTTCGAGGCAAATGGAACTGGTATCCCAAGGATGTTTTGCCCATGTGGGTTGCCGACGCGGACTTTCCCACCGCGCCGCAGATCATCTCCGCGCTTCACAAAAAGGTGGAGCATGGAGCGCTGGGGTACGAACTGCCGTCGAATGAATCAAATAAAATCATCGCGACGAGGATGAAGAAACTCTATAACTGGGAGGTTGACCCGAGATGGATCGTATACTCAGCGGGAGTCAACAATGGATACAACATTGCGGCTCAATTCTTGTGTTCACCGAAAAAAGGATATGTGATCCAGACGCCTGTGTATAACCATTTTCATGAGATGGAGGGGCATTGGGGCTTCCGTCAGTGGGAGGCTCCGCTGGCGAAAAAGGTAGAAGGAAGCCGAATCAGGTATGAGGTCGATTTTGACGCGTTCGAGAAGGGCGTCAAAAAGTCGGGCATGTTCCTGTTGTGTCATCCGCATAACCCGGTCGGGAAGATCTATTCCCGCGCCGAATTGAAGCGCATGGCGGAAATCTGCATTGCAAACAATGTGACCATCGTTTCGGATGAAATCCACAGTGAGTTGCTGCTGGGCGATGCGAAGTTTATGCCGCTGGCAAAAGTCTCGCATGAGATCGAGAAGCGTACGATCACGATGATCTCGGCGTCGAAGGCGTTCAATGTGCCCGGGCTGGCGTGCGCGTTTGCCATCATCCCAGACGAGAAATTGCGAAAACAATTTATAAAGATTGCCGAGGGAATGTCTTTTGAAGTCGCTACGCCCGGGCTGACCGCGGCGCAGATCGCTTTTTCAGGAAAGGCGGATTCGTGGCTGAACGCGTTGCGTCGTTATCTCACGGCAAACCGTGATTTTTTTTTGGACTACGTGGAGAAAAACCTGCCCGGCGTGCGGACTACCAAACCCGACGCGACATATTTGATCTGGCTCGATTGTTCCCAGTTGAATCTCAAGCCCTCGCCTTACGAATTTTTCTTGAAAGAGGCAAAGGTGGCGCTCAGCGACGGCGTGAAGTTCGGAAAAGGAAACGAACAATTCGTCCGCTTAAACTTCGGCACGTCGCGTCGAATCCTCGAACAGGGACTGGAGCGAATGTGTAAAGCCCTCAGGTAA
- a CDS encoding pyridoxal-phosphate dependent enzyme, whose translation MTTIDLTVDKARRARAIQRAKEKNIIIPTYAQMKDPSKIPAKIQEELKHIGLWDIHPRNLFRINWHNQPTASGGTFGGVGYLELPSSLTGVKARIIAIVGKWFPTGAHKVGAAFSCLVPRLVTGQFDPTTQKAVWPSTGNYCRGGAYDSALLGCESIAILPEGMSKERFEWLAKVAGETIKTPGSESNVKEIFDKCWELRKSGQDLMIFNQFEEFGNYLWHFEVTGHAMEEVFNQVAGKHGRYRGMASATGSAGTIASGDYMKKLFPDSKIVASEALQCPTLLENGFGAHRIEGIGDKHVPWIHNVKNTDVVTAIDDNAVVNLARLFNEENGRQFLVENGVPESLVSSLDLLGFSGISNVLSCIKTAKYYEMDENDIMLTVLTDSMELYRSRLHEMRQEFGEYTERSAAADFARYLHGESTDNMLELRYTDRRRVHNLKYYTWVEQQGRTYDEIQKQWYEPTYWTDVQTQADEIDELIVEFNREVGLV comes from the coding sequence ATGACTACCATTGACCTGACCGTTGATAAAGCCCGCCGCGCCCGCGCCATCCAACGCGCGAAAGAAAAAAACATCATCATCCCCACGTACGCGCAGATGAAAGACCCCTCGAAGATTCCCGCAAAAATTCAGGAAGAACTCAAACATATCGGTTTATGGGACATCCACCCGCGCAATTTATTTCGGATTAACTGGCATAACCAACCCACCGCTTCAGGCGGGACCTTCGGAGGAGTCGGCTATCTCGAGCTTCCCTCCTCTTTGACGGGCGTCAAAGCCCGCATCATCGCCATCGTGGGGAAGTGGTTCCCGACGGGAGCGCACAAGGTCGGGGCGGCGTTTTCCTGTCTCGTGCCGCGACTGGTCACTGGTCAGTTTGACCCGACGACTCAAAAAGCGGTCTGGCCCTCCACAGGGAATTACTGCCGCGGCGGCGCGTACGACTCCGCTTTGCTGGGATGCGAGTCCATTGCGATTCTGCCCGAGGGGATGTCGAAGGAACGATTCGAATGGCTCGCGAAAGTCGCGGGTGAGACGATCAAAACCCCTGGGTCCGAATCGAACGTCAAAGAAATTTTCGATAAATGCTGGGAGTTGAGGAAGTCTGGGCAGGATTTGATGATCTTCAATCAGTTCGAGGAGTTTGGGAATTATCTTTGGCACTTTGAAGTGACGGGGCACGCGATGGAGGAGGTTTTCAATCAAGTTGCGGGCAAACATGGACGCTACCGCGGCATGGCGTCGGCGACGGGTTCGGCAGGGACGATTGCCAGCGGCGATTACATGAAAAAATTGTTCCCCGATTCAAAGATTGTCGCCAGCGAGGCGTTGCAATGCCCCACGCTTCTCGAAAATGGATTTGGCGCGCATCGCATCGAGGGCATCGGCGACAAACACGTCCCGTGGATTCACAACGTGAAGAACACGGATGTTGTCACCGCGATTGACGATAACGCCGTCGTCAACCTCGCCCGCCTCTTCAACGAAGAAAATGGACGACAATTTTTGGTCGAAAATGGCGTTCCCGAGTCTCTAGTCTCTAGTCTCGACCTGCTCGGTTTTTCAGGCATTTCAAATGTTCTGAGTTGCATCAAAACCGCCAAATATTATGAGATGGACGAGAACGACATCATGCTCACCGTCCTCACAGATTCGATGGAACTCTATCGCTCGCGCCTGCACGAAATGCGCCAGGAGTTCGGCGAATACACCGAGCGCTCCGCCGCCGCCGACTTTGCCCGCTATCTGCACGGCGAGTCAACGGATAACATGCTCGAACTCCGCTACACCGACCGTCGCCGCGTGCATAACTTGAAATACTACACCTGGGTCGAACAGCAGGGACGAACGTACGACGAGATCCAAAAGCAATGGTATGAGCCAACCTACTGGACCGACGTTCAAACACAAGCGGATGAAATTGACGAGTTGATCGTTGAGTTCAACAGGGAAGTTGGGTTAGTGTAA
- a CDS encoding O-antigen ligase family protein, whose translation MNRVTRFLWGAALFALPVTSFRYFPGMGEGTLVRPLAFYPIALLLPILLIQLLRGKTTFPRAGALTPLVGFGLVVLLASSFGAWLDPLPLRGQDYFGRVIRAWATLIIGVSFFIAAVWMNRNEDDLKFSVKWILAGFIMDVAWSGVQALAFYTPILPKVTVTHWQLAFSMRELVKTNRVSGMAYEPAWLAGQIATVYLPWLFAALLTGVRLTRFKWLEMILLGFAGLLVLATYSRGGLLTAGAATALTFLLVGRGEFRNAWKWLTSKSLALRFGVLILILGALVGSGLFLAQKGYIARLFESDAESVEEFVIENSAGARSAYLVSALGVYEESPVFGVGLGASGFYMYDRLPDWSLTVVPEIAKQLNPESRLYPNPKNMYARLLAETGLIGFIFFVAFLFSLLADSLSALQSKLPFARYLGIAGLFSWIALAIYNITQDSFATPNLWINLGIVAGVTAFGIKSETQ comes from the coding sequence TCTGCTGATTCAACTTCTGCGTGGCAAAACGACGTTTCCACGCGCGGGCGCGTTGACTCCCCTCGTCGGGTTTGGATTGGTAGTCTTGCTGGCGAGCAGTTTCGGCGCGTGGCTTGATCCGCTTCCACTGCGCGGACAGGATTACTTCGGGCGCGTCATCCGCGCGTGGGCGACGCTCATCATCGGCGTATCTTTTTTCATTGCCGCCGTGTGGATGAATCGAAACGAAGACGATTTGAAATTTTCCGTGAAATGGATTCTGGCGGGCTTCATCATGGATGTGGCATGGAGCGGCGTGCAGGCGCTCGCGTTTTACACGCCGATTCTTCCGAAAGTCACCGTGACGCATTGGCAACTTGCGTTCTCGATGCGCGAACTGGTGAAGACGAACCGTGTCTCTGGCATGGCATACGAGCCCGCGTGGCTCGCGGGGCAGATCGCCACTGTGTATCTGCCGTGGCTGTTCGCCGCGTTGTTGACAGGCGTGCGTCTCACGCGCTTCAAATGGCTTGAAATGATTTTGTTGGGGTTTGCAGGTTTGCTTGTGTTAGCCACCTATTCGCGCGGCGGGTTGCTCACCGCTGGCGCGGCGACCGCGTTGACATTCCTTCTGGTTGGGCGCGGTGAATTTCGCAACGCGTGGAAGTGGCTCACATCGAAAAGTTTGGCTCTGCGTTTCGGAGTTTTGATTCTCATCCTCGGCGCGCTGGTCGGTTCGGGTTTGTTCCTCGCGCAAAAAGGATACATCGCCCGCCTCTTTGAATCGGACGCGGAAAGTGTGGAGGAATTCGTCATCGAAAATTCGGCGGGCGCGCGTTCGGCGTATTTGGTCAGCGCGCTCGGCGTGTATGAGGAGAGCCCTGTGTTTGGCGTGGGTTTGGGCGCGAGCGGATTTTACATGTACGACCGCTTGCCCGATTGGTCGCTCACGGTCGTGCCTGAAATTGCAAAACAACTCAATCCCGAAAGCAGGCTGTATCCGAATCCGAAAAACATGTACGCGCGCTTGCTCGCGGAAACGGGATTGATCGGCTTTATCTTTTTTGTCGCGTTCCTATTTTCGTTGCTTGCCGATTCTCTGAGCGCCTTGCAAAGCAAACTTCCGTTTGCGCGTTATCTCGGCATCGCGGGTTTGTTCTCGTGGATCGCCCTCGCCATCTACAACATCACGCAGGATTCATTCGCCACGCCGAACTTGTGGATCAATCTTGGAATCGTCGCGGGCGTGACGGCGTTTGGGATAAAATCGGAAACACAATGA
- the hydA gene encoding dihydropyrimidinase, which produces MATLIKNGTLVTAEKTFQADILIQDEKVYRVAPTIEADSAVTVDASGKLILPGGVDPHVHLDLPMFDTVSSDDHYTGHKAAAFGGTTTVMDFVPLTSPSPSGRGVRGEGENDFRYSVDLWLQKAAKAAIDYSFHMNLTQFNERIAEQIPSLRDMGITTLKVFTAYNGRLRLDDGSIFNAMQIARDNGMLVMAHCENGDVIETLTAQALAAGYMTPEWHALTRPAWGAIESTLRLAGMASAADAAVYIVHMNAGGEVDMLKYARERGVKVMGETCPQYLFFTMDDLRKPDGAKWICSPPMRTKADNARLWEGLTDGILQTVGTDHCPFFFDGTKPILYEGEEIAIPGKELGKDDFTKIPNGLPGIQDRMPVLWTTGVRAGKITANQFVAYMSTNPAKIFGLYPRKGALLEGSDADIVIWDPEKKVKYGVAMSHQRTDYNLYEGWELTGYPEKVFLRGKLIVDGEAWKGKRGDGRFLKRGEGAIL; this is translated from the coding sequence ATGGCGACCTTGATTAAGAACGGGACTCTCGTCACCGCCGAAAAAACTTTTCAAGCCGATATTTTGATTCAGGATGAAAAGGTTTACCGCGTCGCTCCGACGATTGAGGCTGACTCGGCTGTGACGGTTGACGCGTCGGGCAAACTGATTCTCCCCGGCGGCGTAGACCCACACGTCCACCTCGACCTGCCCATGTTCGACACCGTCTCCTCCGACGATCACTACACAGGACACAAAGCCGCCGCATTCGGAGGCACCACAACAGTGATGGATTTTGTTCCGCTTACATCCCCCTCTCCCAGCGGGAGAGGGGTTAGGGGTGAGGGAGAAAATGATTTTAGATACTCAGTAGACCTCTGGCTCCAAAAAGCCGCCAAAGCCGCCATAGACTATTCCTTCCACATGAATCTCACGCAATTCAACGAGCGAATCGCCGAGCAAATTCCATCCCTGCGTGACATGGGAATCACTACCCTCAAAGTCTTCACCGCCTACAACGGACGCCTCCGCCTCGATGACGGAAGTATTTTCAATGCCATGCAGATCGCCCGCGACAACGGAATGCTCGTTATGGCGCACTGCGAAAACGGCGACGTGATCGAAACACTGACCGCGCAAGCGCTTGCGGCTGGATACATGACTCCCGAATGGCACGCGTTGACGCGTCCCGCGTGGGGGGCGATCGAGTCGACGCTGAGGCTGGCAGGAATGGCGTCCGCGGCGGACGCGGCGGTTTACATCGTCCACATGAACGCGGGCGGCGAAGTGGACATGCTCAAGTACGCGCGCGAACGCGGCGTCAAAGTGATGGGCGAGACATGCCCGCAATATTTGTTTTTCACGATGGACGATCTCCGCAAGCCCGACGGCGCAAAATGGATCTGCTCGCCGCCGATGCGAACGAAGGCGGATAACGCGCGTCTGTGGGAAGGGCTGACGGATGGAATCCTGCAAACCGTCGGCACAGATCATTGTCCGTTTTTCTTCGACGGTACGAAGCCGATTCTGTATGAAGGTGAAGAGATTGCCATCCCCGGCAAGGAGTTGGGCAAGGACGATTTCACGAAGATTCCAAACGGCTTGCCCGGGATTCAAGACCGCATGCCCGTGTTGTGGACAACTGGCGTGCGCGCGGGAAAAATTACCGCGAACCAATTTGTCGCGTATATGTCAACGAACCCTGCGAAGATCTTCGGCTTGTATCCGCGCAAAGGCGCTCTGCTCGAAGGTTCGGATGCGGACATTGTGATCTGGGACCCCGAAAAGAAAGTGAAATACGGCGTCGCCATGTCGCACCAGCGAACGGACTACAACCTCTACGAAGGCTGGGAGTTGACCGGCTATCCCGAAAAAGTTTTCCTGCGTGGCAAGTTAATTGTGGATGGCGAAGCGTGGAAGGGAAAACGAGGCGATGGAAGATTCTTGAAGCGAGGAGAAGGCGCCATTTTATAG
- a CDS encoding SGNH/GDSL hydrolase family protein — protein MPVVRYLALGDSYTIGESVDESERWPMQLAESLNQEGYSTEVTIIARTGWTTDELWEGIQAREIAPPYDLVSLLIGVNNQYRGRDLEEYREQFVFLLNKAIEYAGGDARRVIVLSIPDWGVTPFAAGRDREQIAEEIDQFNAINKEETEKAGAHYIDITPISREAVNDPSLIAGDGLHPSGKMYAEWAKLALPIVLEMLSK, from the coding sequence ATGCCCGTTGTTCGTTACCTAGCCCTCGGCGATTCCTACACCATCGGCGAAAGCGTGGACGAATCCGAACGTTGGCCCATGCAACTTGCGGAATCGCTCAATCAAGAGGGATACTCAACTGAAGTTACCATCATTGCCCGCACAGGCTGGACGACTGACGAGCTTTGGGAAGGCATTCAGGCACGCGAGATTGCGCCTCCGTACGATTTGGTGTCGCTCCTCATCGGCGTCAACAACCAATATCGCGGACGCGACCTCGAAGAATATCGCGAGCAATTCGTTTTTTTGTTGAACAAGGCAATCGAATACGCGGGCGGGGACGCGCGTCGAGTCATTGTGCTATCCATCCCCGATTGGGGCGTAACTCCCTTTGCGGCTGGACGCGACCGAGAACAAATTGCTGAGGAAATTGACCAATTCAACGCCATAAACAAAGAAGAAACCGAAAAAGCAGGTGCGCACTACATCGACATCACGCCTATCTCGCGCGAAGCGGTGAACGATCCATCGTTGATCGCTGGCGATGGTTTGCATCCCTCGGGGAAAATGTACGCCGAGTGGGCGAAATTGGCGTTGCCGATTGTGTTGGAGATGCTGAGTAAGTAA
- a CDS encoding sulfotransferase domain-containing protein produces MIVLSVGMPRAGSGWHYNLIHDLMQTTGCADARDIREKYRLQKILTEVNCNIGVLSARRLGMVAIPALTGNTFVIKAHAGPTTASRFFQRVGLLRVTYIFRDPRDAMLSAFDYGQRALQKGRPNAFSHLTDFDKSLAFIMDYVRIWEKWTKEKNVLIARYEDLLTNYDAEATRLVEFLRLRANQPEVQKVTDAFRPEKGEGQQGLHFFKGKIGRFREAYSAEQQAILKEKMGAYLRRMGYEA; encoded by the coding sequence ATGATCGTACTTTCTGTCGGTATGCCGCGCGCGGGCTCGGGCTGGCACTACAATCTCATCCACGACCTGATGCAGACGACGGGTTGCGCCGACGCGCGTGACATCCGCGAAAAATATCGTTTGCAGAAAATTTTGACCGAGGTCAACTGCAACATCGGCGTCCTCTCCGCGCGGCGGTTGGGGATGGTTGCCATCCCCGCGTTGACCGGCAACACGTTCGTGATCAAAGCCCACGCGGGACCGACGACCGCTTCACGCTTCTTTCAACGGGTCGGCTTGCTGCGCGTCACGTACATCTTTCGCGACCCCCGCGACGCGATGCTCTCGGCGTTCGATTACGGTCAGCGCGCGTTACAAAAAGGACGACCGAACGCGTTTTCGCATCTCACCGACTTCGACAAGAGTCTCGCGTTCATTATGGACTACGTCCGTATATGGGAGAAGTGGACGAAGGAGAAGAATGTGTTGATCGCGCGTTACGAAGACTTGCTCACGAATTACGACGCCGAGGCGACGCGTCTGGTTGAGTTCCTCCGCCTACGGGCGAACCAGCCCGAGGTCCAGAAAGTGACCGATGCTTTTCGTCCAGAAAAAGGCGAGGGGCAACAAGGTCTGCATTTTTTCAAGGGGAAGATCGGGCGCTTTCGCGAAGCGTATTCCGCCGAACAACAAGCGATTCTGAAAGAAAAAATGGGCGCGTATTTGCGGCGTATGGGGTATGAAGCGTAG
- a CDS encoding histidine kinase yields MRRFETPYVADWFAVSMRWIALVGIIISLALRGQVNAVSLTVPLLMLLWNAALSALAGLSLRVRFHRHIALGVDFLLAAIFFWLQGGLAGASGWIALYPILSGAIYFEAWGALIVGGAFALWQVFVSREALTNGFSLNSSSGLTLTILFTFVCAVGGRFLMRWVRNARRNRLDAEERRRNMESERLRAIYELTSTLTATLSYKRVLDSALDLGYTALNPNPDPDEPNVDERLVSAVYLFRGNELRVGSARRYTNADMRVHLSGNEGILKKIFDDGEPFLSTDIGYDPELGRIVALRSCTSAYCFPLRSGFNVYGAMLFAHPDPNYFTPERRGLLDIIGRQAVIAVQNARLYQDLVEEKERMIEVQEETRKKLARDLHDGPTQSVAAMAMRINLARRMMAKNVGEATDELVKIEELAHRTTKEIRHMLFTLRPLILESQGLTAALTAMAEKMRETFGQNVIINVDEAVLENMEMGKQGVIFYIIEEATNNARKHAGAPHIWVRLRPFEAGIALLEIEDDGLGFDVEAVNKSYDKRGSLGMVNLRERTELVNGLLNLDSAPGKGTRVQVYIPLTEEAADRLHHAKR; encoded by the coding sequence ATGCGAAGATTTGAAACTCCGTACGTCGCCGATTGGTTCGCCGTTTCTATGCGCTGGATCGCGCTGGTGGGAATCATCATTTCGCTCGCGCTGCGCGGACAGGTGAACGCGGTTTCGTTGACGGTGCCGCTGTTGATGTTGTTGTGGAACGCGGCGCTGAGCGCGCTCGCGGGATTGAGTTTGCGCGTTCGGTTTCATCGGCACATCGCGCTTGGGGTGGATTTTTTGCTCGCGGCAATTTTTTTCTGGTTGCAGGGAGGTTTGGCGGGCGCCTCGGGATGGATCGCGTTGTATCCGATTCTCTCTGGGGCGATCTATTTCGAAGCGTGGGGCGCGCTGATCGTGGGCGGCGCGTTCGCCCTCTGGCAGGTTTTCGTTTCACGCGAAGCGCTGACGAATGGTTTTTCCCTCAATTCTTCAAGCGGATTGACGCTGACGATCCTTTTCACGTTCGTCTGCGCGGTGGGCGGGCGATTCCTCATGCGCTGGGTGCGCAACGCGCGGCGGAATCGGCTTGATGCGGAAGAGCGCCGTCGCAACATGGAAAGCGAACGCCTGCGCGCCATCTATGAATTGACCTCCACCTTGACGGCGACGCTCAGCTATAAACGCGTCCTCGACTCCGCGCTCGATCTCGGATACACGGCGTTGAATCCGAATCCTGATCCCGATGAGCCCAACGTGGACGAAAGACTGGTGAGCGCCGTGTATTTGTTCCGAGGCAACGAATTGCGCGTTGGCTCGGCGCGGCGATACACGAACGCAGATATGCGCGTGCATTTATCTGGAAACGAAGGCATTCTCAAAAAGATATTCGACGACGGCGAACCGTTTCTTTCCACGGACATTGGGTATGATCCCGAATTGGGACGCATCGTCGCCCTTCGTTCCTGCACCTCGGCGTACTGTTTCCCTCTCCGTAGCGGTTTCAACGTGTATGGGGCGATGCTGTTCGCTCACCCCGACCCGAACTATTTCACGCCTGAACGACGCGGCTTGCTCGACATCATCGGCAGACAGGCGGTGATCGCGGTGCAGAACGCGCGGCTGTATCAGGATTTGGTCGAAGAGAAGGAACGCATGATCGAAGTGCAGGAGGAGACACGCAAGAAATTGGCGCGCGACCTGCACGATGGACCGACTCAATCCGTCGCCGCGATGGCGATGCGAATCAACCTCGCGCGGCGTATGATGGCGAAAAATGTCGGCGAGGCGACCGATGAGTTAGTGAAAATCGAGGAGTTGGCGCATCGCACCACGAAGGAGATCCGTCACATGTTGTTCACCTTGCGTCCGTTGATCCTCGAGTCGCAGGGTCTTACCGCCGCGCTGACCGCCATGGCAGAGAAGATGCGCGAAACGTTCGGGCAGAACGTCATCATCAACGTAGACGAAGCGGTTCTCGAAAACATGGAAATGGGCAAGCAGGGCGTGATCTTCTATATCATCGAAGAGGCGACCAACAACGCGCGCAAACATGCCGGCGCGCCGCACATCTGGGTGCGGCTGAGACCGTTCGAAGCGGGCATCGCCCTGCTGGAGATCGAAGACGATGGCTTGGGCTTCGACGTGGAAGCGGTGAACAAATCGTACGATAAGCGCGGCAGTTTGGGCATGGTCAACTTACGCGAACGCACGGAACTGGTCAACGGCTTGCTCAACCTTGACTCCGCGCCGGGCAAGGGGACCCGGGTACAAGTCTACATTCCGCTCACCGAAGAGGCGGCCGATCGGTTGCATCATGCGAAGAGGTAG
- a CDS encoding O-methyltransferase, which translates to MPEINYDHLQDYLTSLVPPREPVLQEMEAYAEKNNFPALGPVCGYYCYQLARMMRATSVFELGSGYGYSTAWFAKAVRENGGGVVHHTVWDDKLSAMAQDYLAKLGYSDLVKFHNAEAVATLRQTPGAFDIIFNDIDKEGYPDSLSIIKSKLRLGGLLIIDNMIWHGQILDSNDHEESTEAIRRFTHDVTTDSDWIVSLTPIRDGMIVAYKK; encoded by the coding sequence ATGCCCGAAATCAATTACGACCACCTGCAAGACTACCTCACTTCCCTCGTCCCGCCGCGCGAACCCGTTTTGCAAGAGATGGAAGCATACGCGGAGAAAAATAATTTTCCCGCGCTCGGTCCCGTCTGCGGATATTACTGCTATCAACTCGCGCGGATGATGCGCGCCACGTCGGTGTTCGAGTTGGGTTCGGGCTATGGCTACTCCACCGCGTGGTTTGCGAAAGCCGTGCGCGAGAACGGCGGCGGTGTTGTCCATCACACCGTGTGGGACGATAAACTTTCCGCCATGGCGCAAGACTATCTCGCAAAACTTGGCTACAGCGATTTGGTCAAATTCCACAATGCGGAAGCGGTGGCGACTCTGCGTCAAACCCCAGGCGCTTTCGACATCATCTTCAACGACATTGACAAGGAAGGCTACCCCGATTCGCTCTCCATCATCAAAAGCAAACTGCGTTTAGGCGGACTGCTCATCATTGACAACATGATCTGGCACGGTCAGATTCTCGACTCGAACGACCATGAGGAATCCACCGAAGCCATTCGCCGCTTCACCCACGACGTGACGACTGACTCGGACTGGATAGTTTCTCTCACCCCCATCCGCGACGGGATGATCGTGGCGTATAAAAAATAA
- the recA gene encoding recombinase RecA, with the protein MSPRRSKASAAAEEQEVSRNVDGAKQAVLDKAVGDILKRYGDGSIMRLGEAQHMQTEAYPTGSLSLDIALGVGGIPRGRITEIYGPESSGKTTICQHIVAEAQKMGGVAAFIDMEHALDPVYAARVGVDIDNLLVSQPDTGEQALEIVETLVRSGGVDVVVIDSVAALVPRAEIEGDMGDPSMGVQARLMSQALRKLSGAINQTKTAVIFTNQLRQKIGVMFGNPETTTGGQALKFYASVRLDVRRIQAIKVGDEVIGNRTRVKVVKNKVAPPFRTAEFDIMFNEGISRSGDVLDLATKFEVVQKRGAFFSYGDQRIGQGRENAKDYLRSNPALMNEIDNVIRQKALSGEIALPLDIGPGYEGNASATGEE; encoded by the coding sequence ATGTCCCCTCGAAGATCAAAAGCCTCTGCCGCCGCTGAAGAACAGGAAGTCAGCCGCAACGTAGACGGAGCCAAGCAAGCCGTCCTCGATAAAGCCGTCGGCGACATTCTCAAACGCTACGGCGACGGTTCCATCATGCGCCTCGGCGAAGCCCAGCACATGCAGACGGAAGCCTACCCCACTGGCTCGCTCTCGCTCGATATCGCCCTCGGTGTCGGCGGAATCCCGCGCGGACGCATCACCGAAATTTACGGACCTGAATCGTCCGGTAAAACCACCATCTGTCAACACATCGTCGCCGAGGCTCAAAAAATGGGCGGGGTCGCCGCGTTCATTGACATGGAACACGCCCTCGACCCGGTCTATGCCGCGCGAGTCGGCGTGGATATTGACAACCTGCTCGTCTCGCAACCCGACACCGGCGAGCAAGCGCTGGAGATCGTCGAAACCCTCGTCCGCTCCGGCGGCGTGGATGTGGTCGTGATCGACTCGGTCGCTGCGCTCGTGCCCCGCGCAGAGATCGAAGGCGACATGGGCGACCCAAGCATGGGCGTGCAAGCCCGCCTCATGTCGCAAGCGCTCCGCAAATTGAGCGGCGCCATCAACCAGACCAAAACCGCCGTCATCTTCACCAATCAACTCCGCCAGAAGATCGGCGTCATGTTCGGCAACCCCGAAACCACCACAGGCGGTCAGGCGCTCAAATTCTACGCCTCCGTGCGCCTCGACGTGCGCCGCATCCAAGCCATCAAAGTCGGCGACGAAGTCATCGGCAACCGCACGCGCGTCAAAGTGGTCAAGAACAAAGTTGCGCCGCCGTTCCGCACCGCCGAGTTCGACATCATGTTCAACGAAGGCATCTCCCGCAGCGGCGACGTTCTCGACTTGGCGACCAAGTTCGAGGTCGTTCAGAAGCGTGGCGCGTTCTTCTCCTACGGCGATCAACGCATCGGTCAGGGACGCGAGAACGCCAAGGACTACCTCCGTTCAAATCCCGCATTGATGAACGAGATCGACAACGTCATCCGCCAGAAAGCCCTCAGTGGCGAGATCGCTCTTCCATTGGATATCGGTCCAGGCTATGAAGGAAACGCTTCAGCAACGGGAGAAGAATAA